The following is a genomic window from Myxococcales bacterium.
CCCATTAAAAGAGTACACAAAAAAAACTGTTATCCTAATTGCTCATCTCAATTTAGAAGAGCTTGTTCAACAGATAGGTTCAGCGTACCAAAAAAAAGCTGAAAAGAATCTTAGCATTCTTAACAAAGAAAATTTAGCAAATCTGTCACTCAATATCGCTCGTAAATTGGCATTCTACGGAAGCTCTGCTCTGTTGTTGAGCTATCTCAGTAACGAAACTTTTCTAGGTTGTCTTGCTTGGACTCCCCAGACATATAAACTTTGTACCTGGCTCTATTCATCTTTTAAAAATGGAAGTTTCAAACATGCAGTAGAACAAGGTGACATTCCATCCCTTATGCAAGAAATCTTTCCCTGGCACATTTGGTCTGTATGTCTCACTTTGGCCTTAGCTGATGACAATAAATTTATTTCCCATCTGATTTCCATAGATCTACCCAATACGCACTCAAAACTAATATTGGGACATTTTTGCCACTTAGTGTGGCAAGAGCTTAGAAGCTTTCATAGTACAAAAAGCAATAATCTCGTCCACCAACTAATTCACGATGGCTTCCCTTTGCTGAGCTTTTATGAATATCAACATGACCTTGAGTTCAATGCTAAATTAAAAAGTATTGACAATGGATGTATGTGGATCAGCTGGCATCACCCATGTGAAGACGCTCTTTTTATAACCAGCTCTCCATTCGATACCGAGTCCTGCCCTATTTGCTTTGCTAATTTTAACGAAAAATACCAAACTGTAGCCGAACAAGAGTGTGGTCACGTATTTCACGAACAATGTTTACGCGAGTGGTTTAAAGAGTCACAAAAAAATCAATGCCCTCAATGTAAAAGAAACATTCAAGTTGTTTTTATTTTTGACGGATTAAAGAAATAACTACTATTTTCCAAACAATCTCTAATTATTTTTTTAACTGATTTTGAACACTCATCTCGTATTCGTTTCCGAAAAGATAGCTACGTTCTATTCAGGAGAAACGATGAAACAATACTCTCTTATACTTACAAGCTTTATTTTTGCTTCTTGGCTACAAGCGAGCCTAGCAAGCCCATGCAATGGACAATCAGAATGCCTTCGTTCTCATCAAATTGGTTCAAGAAAAATTGATTACTACTCCAACTATCCCCTTGATCAAAGCAATACAAATATTGAGCATGTAGTTTTTGCCATTCATGGTACCACCAGAAATGCATGGACTCGCTTTAAGGATGTCAGAAGTGCAATTCAAGCTCAAAATGCTGAATCAAAGGTGCTGCTTATTGCTCCCTACTTTAAGACCAATGATGATTCACCAGCAAGTAACGATTATTTTTGGAGCAGCTCTGGTTGGAAAATTGGTAACACATCAAACAATGGCTCAAAGGATATCAGCTCATTCGCTGTAATCGATGATATAACTGATACAATTCTATCAAGCAAAAATTTTTCAAACATTGTGCACATAGCGGTAACAGGCCATAGTGCGGGTGGACAATTTACTCAACGTTATGCTCTCACAACACCAATGCCTAATAATTATCCTCAGCAATTTTCTTTCCTAGTATTAAATCCCTCGAGTTATGCCTACCTCAATGAATACAGACCTCACCCATTCTTTCCCAATCATTTTGTATTACCGACATACCGCCTTGGAGATTATTTAGGTATGGAGCCGGTATTCGCACAAACAATCGGCAATTGCCCGAGTTCCTACAACGACTACAAATATGGTCTAAACGACAGAAATTCCTATTCCAAATACAATGAAGATTACTTATTGATAACTCAGTATCTCAAAAGAAAAGTTTATTATTTTTTGGGCAGCCTCGATAAAGAAAAAGATTCTGATTTGGATACGACTTGTTCAGGAAAAATCCAAGGAGAACATCGATTAGCGCGAGGTATAAACTTTTTTAATTTTCTAAAAGCCTTTTATCCTGATTATTCAAATCACAAGCTTTTCATTGTTGATGATGTCGGTCATGACTCGACAGGAATGTATCAATCGCCCGAAACCCAAAAAGCACTTCTCAATTATTCAGCTCAATCAGCAACGAAATAGTTTAAACTCAAATTTACACAAGGACATTAGTGGGCTTAGTTAAAAATTTTTTCTAAGCTCACAATATTCATTGTGTATCCGCACTTTCACAGCAGTAGCAACACCATAAAACTTTACACTGTTCAAGTAGATCTCCCGCTTTTTTGAAACTAAAACACCCACCAAAAAAAGAACACTCGATGGGAGATTCTGATTTTGCACTACAACACAAACATCCACATTTTGTAGGAACAGCAGAACTGGATAACATTGCCTGATAGATTTCTTGTTGTTTTGGATCTTTGTTACACCAGCCACAGCACGCCCAAGTCTGGTGGTCTTCTTCTATATGATTTTGAGAGTGAGCTCCACAGTCAACAGGAGCATTATCTACAGGAATGACAAATGAAGGCTGTTCTTGAAAATCAATTCCGGCAAACAAAGAATAATTAGCAACCAAAATCAAAACGTGTACGAAATAACTTTTCATAAGGCGCTTCACCAAAAAATTAAGTGGTTTAATTAGCACGCATACAAAACGGCTGTGTTAAATAACAAATCAAAAGACAAAGAGATTTCTTATTTTCATTTTCTCTATTCTGAATTTTTTCTAAAACAAATCTAAACTTCAGTATTTATCTTAAATCCAAGCTATAAAAGTTTTTTTCTAAAAGTTGTATTTTCAATGTGGTAAATCTATTTCTACTTTTTTTCCTACGGCCAAACGAAGAGCGTTAATAATAGCTAGCGCATCGATTCCCTGCTGCAGCAAAGCACCATATACAGGACTCAGATGTCCCAAAAAAGCAAAACCCATAGCAATAAAGCTTAATGCCATTCCTCCCAAAGCGCTTTCAAGAGCGATTCTGCGCATGCGCATGCTCATATGCAAAAGCTCATCTAATTTTTTTAAGGAACTTTCAAGGATTACTGCTCCCGAGGCTTCGGAACTCACACTGGTCTGTTGCCCAAAAGCGAGTCCTACCGTGGCCATTGCCAACGCTGGGGCATCATTAATGCCATCTCCCATAAAAAGTGTCTTTGCTTTTGCAGCTTCTTTTTTGACGATTTCTAATTTTTGCTCAGGACTCAACGAAGCATATGCATTTTCTATCCCCAGCTCTTTCGCTAGATATTGCACTTCAGAATCTCTATCTCCAGAAAGAAGCATGACCCGGGTAAAAGCATGAAATGGAGCGAGATGCTCGATAAAATTTTTCCCAAAAGCCCTAGGTGTATCGCGGAATTGAAGTGTTGCTGCATATTTTTTGTCAATCAAAATAATACATTCAAGCCCTAAGGCACTCGGGGGTAGTAATGATTCTTGATCGGAAAAATCATTTTTGAAAGCCTTTCGGTGGGTGATAATAATTTCTTCTCCATCAACGTTTCCGACCAGTCCCTTGCCCGGTATTTCTGAAACATGCCCAGCTTCCTTTAAAAATAAATGAAATTTTTGTGCAGCATTTAAAATTGCAACAGCAAGTGGATGCTTTGAGTAACGCTCGAGGCTTGCCGCTTTAAGTAAAACATCTTCTTTTTGGAATTGGGCTGCTGTGATAAAGCTAGTTAACTCTGGCTTGCCATAGGTTAAAGTTCCGGTTTTATCGAATATAGCAGTTCTACACTTAGGTAAATTTTCTAATACACTTGGATCTCTAATAATAATTCCTCTGCGCGCTGCCATAGAAATAGTACTTATAATTGCCACAGGTATCGCTATTAAAAGAGGACAAGGCGTAGCAACAACCAATACAGCTAAAAAGCGAAGAGACTCACCGCTATAAATCCAGGCTCCGATCGCAATAAACAATGAAATAGGCGCAAAAAAAGCCCCCAAACGATCGGCAAGACGCCGCATTTGAGGACGCCGCATTTCAGCATCTCTCATAACCTGCACAATCTGGGCATATCGAGAATCTTTTGCTAGAGTTCGTGCTTTTATCCATAAAAGATTTTCACCGTTAATTGATCCGGATAATACGCGTGCTCCTGGCGCTTTTTTTACGCCATAAGGCTCACCACTTAAATAAGACTCATCCATGTAGCCCTGCCCCTTGATGACAACTCCATCAACGGGACATGTTTCGTGAGGTGCAACAAGAATAATATCGTCAATACGAATATCTGATACAAAAATGTTTTCGATCTCTTGAGCAGTTTTTCGTTGAGCTTTAAGAGGCATTCGACCTAGCAATGCGTTTAATGCGGACGAAGCTTTTTTTACAGCAAATACTTCGAGCGCCTCTCCTGCTGCAAGCATCATTATGACCAAAACACATGCTAAATATTCAGAAAGAAAAAAAGCGGTAACAATGGCCAAAGCGGCCAGAATGTCGGTGCCTACATCACGCTGTAAAAGTTTTTTAATAATCTGCCATAGCAGCGGTATTCCACTCCCCACAATCACAGCAAAAAGAGGAAGAAGTTGGATAGGAATTCCCCATAATTCAAGCGAAAATAATTGAAGGGAAAAATAAAGTCCAATTGCCAAAGTTCCTATAGTTAAGGTTAATACCGGCCCTAAGGCATTTTTTAAATAATTTGAAGTCACAATAATCTTGCATCCTATGAGTTCTATAGATCCTAAGAGAATAAACTATCTCCATGACTAATAGCCTTACTATATTACGATAGCGCTTTTACAGTTCTAAAAAAATGAGCTTCATGCAAATCGGCTTGCTATTCTCGAGCGACTTAAATTAAATGGTGCAAAAATTTTGAGACTTTAATTTTTTTAAATTTCTTTAACTATTTTTTTATTTTTTTCCTGCAGTACATTATATTTATTCTTGAAAAGTGAATAACAGCAAACAAATTAAATTTTTTTGAAGACATTAAAGGGTTTATCATGGTTTCATTTAAAAAATTATTTTATTATTATTTTTGCTTTTCCTTTGCGTGTTCTCTTTCCGCACAAATTAAGCCTTTCTCTCTCGCTCATCAGATAAACATAGGCGGCAATTTTTCCCTGCCTTTAGAGATCAATCGCTACAACGAGTTTCAACTAAAATTACAAACAAGCCCACACCTTGGATATTTCATCAATGAGGCTTGGGAGTTAAGAGCAACACTCAATTTCAAATATCAACACACAATCAACCAGCAAGAGTCATTGTCTCATTCTCCACTTTTTTGGGATCTTTCCTCACAAGTGTTCTACTACTTTAGGTTGAGTGAGAACATCAGGCCTTTTATTGGCAGTGGTTTGGGAGTCGGTTTTATGGATCTTAATATTTACAGTTTACATATTATTTTTGATATTCCGATCGGCATTATGTTTCAGCTCAATAAAAACTTTGCTTTTGATATAGGAATTCCTTTTCGTATTCGCATGTCAATGCGTTCTTTGGCAGACAAAATACAATTTCCTGTAGCATTTTTGGGCATGCGCTATTTCTTTTAAAACTAGGTAACAAGATGAAATTTTTTTTAATAACACCAATTTTTTTGATGATTACAGGCTGTTTTCCCAGTAGCGATTTGCTGCCGGTATTTAATTTATTTTCTAAACAAACTCCCAAAGAAGCTCTTGTAAACTGCCTTGCTGAAAATCCAAAGCTTGGTGAGAAGGGTTGCGACATCAAACAATGCTTTGCATCACCTATTACCTTGGTAGCAATGCAAGACCTCCTCATCAATACTTCAGAAGCCTTAAATGATTTAAAGATTAACTGGTGGCTCGATTCTGGATCAGCGATTGCTGCTTATAGATTTAATGCTCACCTCCCCTGGGATGATGATGTAGACCTCGGGGTACTCGCCTCTGAAATAAATCAAAATGTTCTTGAGCGCATACGAAAAAAACTCTTTCAAAAAGGTTTTGAATTCAGGCCACTCTTCGGCACCTCAATGATGAGAAATATTACTGGCTATCAGGGGATTTACCAGGTTGCTTATCGAAAAAATAAATTCTTTTCTCTGTTGCTCAGCCAAAACCCTGAAATAAGTCCTGCTGATTTAGAAAACTACTGGTTAAATTATGTAGAGGCAAGCGCAATGATGCCACATTTAGACATTTTTGTTTTCGAAGAGAAAGGCAATGGCGAGTGGGGTTATGAATCAGATAAATTTTTTAAAACTCAATTTAAAAATCAAAGCATGGAAAAAAGTATTTTGCTCCCCACCAAAAATATCAATGTTTTGGGAAAACAATTTCCCATCGTTAATAATATTAATGAATACAGCAAAAAATCATATCAAGTGGATGATATAAAAAATAATTTTTATTTTAACCGTCAGCACTCCAAAGGTTGTAAAGCTTTTTCGATTAAAGACATCAGAAAAAATCCTATGATGCTCGAATATATTTTTGAATATCTTGATTTTGTTTATAAAACTCCTGCTGCTCGTGCATTGGGAATTGTTTATGACGGCAAAAAAACAATGAAAGAAATCTATCGTAATTAAAGCGCAACTTTGAGAAAAACCTAGCCAAGTACTTAAATTTATATAATTCTGCCTAGTTGAGATTGATAATGGGGGAGATCTCCATAACAGCCGAGTTCACTATAACCTGTTATGATAGTCCTATATAAGGTGTTGTATGAAATAACATACTAATCGGAGTGTTGTAAGGATGCTCACTCGGAACTTTTTTTATCCAGTATCAAGGCCCCCTGGTCGTGTCCAGAAAAAGTTTGCCCTAAAATAGACGACCCAGCAGCCTGCATGGCATCAAATAGCGAACAAAACCAATTCTTTGTCAAGGGTATGGAATGTTTCTAAGAAAAGCATGATATTTATGATCTTTGCCTGAAATCAAGATTTCAGGCTTCTTTGTTCATAATGATTTTTATCTTTCATGAAAGCCCCTAATGCAAAATTAGCAATGTCATAAATAAGCACATTAAGGAGAAGCTCATAATCCTTTTCTTAGGACATGGCTATCTTCAATGCAGGGGACTGTTTTTACTCGCAGCAATTACTCAGGATAAATCTGAGACAAGCTTTGCTTAGCTTCTTCGTTATTTTTTAACAACTTAGTTAAGTGACTTATAATTCTTTGCAAAATTTCCTTTACTTCTTGCTCCTTGTTGCTTCCATAAAGCAAAGCTTCAAGCTCTTCAATAAATAATTCAATGTTGCCTGACTGGCGAGCTTCAAAAAAAGCTGCATGCTCACTCGTCTTAAGATTCTGCAAAAGGGTATAACTTTTTCGTACATCTCCAGATTTTGCTGCTGCTACTATTTCATTGACCAATATTTTTATTTTCGACGGACCAGCTTGGATAATTTTTTTATTTTTCTTGCGATAGTTCATATAAAACAAAAGTATGCTTACAAACCATAAGCCAAAGGAAAGCAAAGCAAAAATCATCCAACCATCGTTATTTTTTTGCACTTTTGCTTGTGGTGATTGAGATTGGATCGCTTGAGAGTTCTTTTCACTATTGAGCGATGGAGTCACGGTTGTACTCTCAGGAGTACCCCTCCCCTCAACCTGAAAAGTCAAAGAGCGAATGGTAGTTTTTCTAAGTTTATCGTTTTCACTATCCCACCAAAAAATAGTTTGTTCTGGGATGATAATAGCGCCTGGCGCTGTCGGCATGTAGACATGAGAAAATTTTAAACTTGCCTCTACTCCATCCGGCGTATTTTTATTTACCTTCAAGCCTGTCTCTGTATAGACCTTAAGCCCAGGCTGCGTAGGTGCCTCGATTACCGGCAGAAAAGAGGCCAATCCGCCTAGTGCTTTGATCTCAAATCTTCTGGTTGTGGCCTTGTTCACTTCAAATTTAGGATCCTGACTATCAAATGACTCGATAACTAAAAGATTCTTTAGAGGCAAAAAAACTTGATCTTTGGGATAAGAAGGAGGCACATCCTTCACATCAATAGTTATTGCTTTTGAACGTGTACTTACACGGCGATTGTGAGCAAACCATCCTCGACGAGTATTGGGGTCCGCGACAATTCCACGAAAAGGGATGCTTGGGATTTCGAGCTTTCCAGGCTTAGACGGATATATCGCATATGAACGGTGAAATATTAAAGTGCGCATGCCATTTTGAATTGATTTTCGATTATCATTCTCGACCAAGGGCTCAACGATGGCGTCTTTAATCTCTGGTGTACCCAAATCGCCATCTTGCAAAGGCAAACTTGTTTTAAGTTCGACGTCTAAAATAATTTCTCCATTGACATAGACTTTATCGCTATTGGTTGTAGCCACCAGGGAAAAACCATTTTCGCTCTTTGAGTTTTTTTCTTCGCTTTGAGTGATTTCAATGGCTTGAGTTTTATACGACCCAAGCTTTATCGAAGGAATTTTTATTGTATGAGCTGATGATTGAGGTTGTATTTCCAAAATCCATTTATTTTTACGACTGAATTTACCGTTGATAAATGTCGATTCACTGCTGGTAGACTGCGATAAAATATCAAACTTTTCTTCAAGCTCAGATAGATCAGGTTCGCCAGATGCTTTTCCCTCAAGTTCAAGCGTCAAGGTGAGTGAGTCGCCTTCACTAATGCTCGTACTACTGACATAGGCGCTAAAAGGGTCTTTCGCCAAAACTAATGATGAGCATAAAAATACGCTTAGGATAATAAATTTACGCATCAGCGATCCTCCGACTTTCTTAGCGATTCTTCGCGGAATTTTCGCTTTAAAAAAAAGTTATTGTGTTGTTCAAGTTGATCAAAATAATAGCGAGTATTGGGGTCTACCTCTTCGTTTTCTAAACTTTGCCTCACCGCTTTGTGCTCTTTTTGTTGTTCTTTTTCATTTTCTTTTTGAGCTTGAGTTGGCTGTTCCTCAGGCTTTTCTTCGGGCTTTTTATTTTCTTGATTTTCCTGTTCTTGCCCTGATTCTTTTTGCTCTTCCTTGCTCTCTTTTTTTTCAGATTTTTCTGATTGCTTTTGAGAATCTTTTTTCTCTTCACCCTGCTCTTTTTTGTCCCGCGATTCCGATTGCTTTTTTTGCTCGGAGTCTTGTTTGTTTTGATTATCTTTATTGTCTTTGTTGTCTTGCTTTTCTTTATTTTGGGATGAATTTTGATTTTCTTGTTGCTTTTGCTCTTGGTTATTTTTTTGCTCTTCTAATAATTTTTCCAATAATTCTTTATTTGCTTGAGCATCAGCATTGTTGCCATCTAGTTTTAGAGCTTGGGAATAGGCATTGATTGCTTCAGGAATTTTTTTAAGCTGAGCTAAGGCATTGCCCAAATTATAGTAGCCATCGGAAC
Proteins encoded in this region:
- a CDS encoding E3 ubiquitin protein ligase, producing MKIIFVFIVSTIFFQNGFSMENAQQEKIISAHIIESDEIKNFLPLKEYTKKTVILIAHLNLEELVQQIGSAYQKKAEKNLSILNKENLANLSLNIARKLAFYGSSALLLSYLSNETFLGCLAWTPQTYKLCTWLYSSFKNGSFKHAVEQGDIPSLMQEIFPWHIWSVCLTLALADDNKFISHLISIDLPNTHSKLILGHFCHLVWQELRSFHSTKSNNLVHQLIHDGFPLLSFYEYQHDLEFNAKLKSIDNGCMWISWHHPCEDALFITSSPFDTESCPICFANFNEKYQTVAEQECGHVFHEQCLREWFKESQKNQCPQCKRNIQVVFIFDGLKK
- a CDS encoding heavy metal translocating P-type ATPase, whose amino-acid sequence is MPIQLLPLFAVIVGSGIPLLWQIIKKLLQRDVGTDILAALAIVTAFFLSEYLACVLVIMMLAAGEALEVFAVKKASSALNALLGRMPLKAQRKTAQEIENIFVSDIRIDDIILVAPHETCPVDGVVIKGQGYMDESYLSGEPYGVKKAPGARVLSGSINGENLLWIKARTLAKDSRYAQIVQVMRDAEMRRPQMRRLADRLGAFFAPISLFIAIGAWIYSGESLRFLAVLVVATPCPLLIAIPVAIISTISMAARRGIIIRDPSVLENLPKCRTAIFDKTGTLTYGKPELTSFITAAQFQKEDVLLKAASLERYSKHPLAVAILNAAQKFHLFLKEAGHVSEIPGKGLVGNVDGEEIIITHRKAFKNDFSDQESLLPPSALGLECIILIDKKYAATLQFRDTPRAFGKNFIEHLAPFHAFTRVMLLSGDRDSEVQYLAKELGIENAYASLSPEQKLEIVKKEAAKAKTLFMGDGINDAPALAMATVGLAFGQQTSVSSEASGAVILESSLKKLDELLHMSMRMRRIALESALGGMALSFIAMGFAFLGHLSPVYGALLQQGIDALAIINALRLAVGKKVEIDLPH
- a CDS encoding LicD family protein → MKFFLITPIFLMITGCFPSSDLLPVFNLFSKQTPKEALVNCLAENPKLGEKGCDIKQCFASPITLVAMQDLLINTSEALNDLKINWWLDSGSAIAAYRFNAHLPWDDDVDLGVLASEINQNVLERIRKKLFQKGFEFRPLFGTSMMRNITGYQGIYQVAYRKNKFFSLLLSQNPEISPADLENYWLNYVEASAMMPHLDIFVFEEKGNGEWGYESDKFFKTQFKNQSMEKSILLPTKNINVLGKQFPIVNNINEYSKKSYQVDDIKNNFYFNRQHSKGCKAFSIKDIRKNPMMLEYIFEYLDFVYKTPAARALGIVYDGKKTMKEIYRN
- a CDS encoding BatD family protein; the protein is MRKFIILSVFLCSSLVLAKDPFSAYVSSTSISEGDSLTLTLELEGKASGEPDLSELEEKFDILSQSTSSESTFINGKFSRKNKWILEIQPQSSAHTIKIPSIKLGSYKTQAIEITQSEEKNSKSENGFSLVATTNSDKVYVNGEIILDVELKTSLPLQDGDLGTPEIKDAIVEPLVENDNRKSIQNGMRTLIFHRSYAIYPSKPGKLEIPSIPFRGIVADPNTRRGWFAHNRRVSTRSKAITIDVKDVPPSYPKDQVFLPLKNLLVIESFDSQDPKFEVNKATTRRFEIKALGGLASFLPVIEAPTQPGLKVYTETGLKVNKNTPDGVEASLKFSHVYMPTAPGAIIIPEQTIFWWDSENDKLRKTTIRSLTFQVEGRGTPESTTVTPSLNSEKNSQAIQSQSPQAKVQKNNDGWMIFALLSFGLWFVSILLFYMNYRKKNKKIIQAGPSKIKILVNEIVAAAKSGDVRKSYTLLQNLKTSEHAAFFEARQSGNIELFIEELEALLYGSNKEQEVKEILQRIISHLTKLLKNNEEAKQSLSQIYPE